From Vreelandella neptunia, the proteins below share one genomic window:
- a CDS encoding PilZ domain-containing protein, translating to MAAQKALSLTIPDVPTLLSAYMPFLDRGGVFVPTPTPYELGQQVFLLLTLPGESERLSVTGQVVWVSPEGVTGRRMPGIGLHFSQQDYPVRDRIETLLAGQLDKAAPSFTL from the coding sequence ATGGCTGCTCAGAAAGCGCTCTCTCTTACCATCCCGGATGTTCCAACACTGCTTTCCGCGTATATGCCTTTTCTGGATCGCGGGGGGGTTTTTGTACCTACTCCGACCCCTTATGAGCTTGGCCAGCAAGTGTTTTTACTGCTTACGCTGCCGGGTGAAAGCGAACGTCTTTCGGTTACTGGTCAGGTAGTGTGGGTATCTCCAGAGGGGGTGACTGGCCGCCGTATGCCAGGCATTGGCCTGCACTTCAGTCAGCAGGATTATCCCGTTCGTGACCGCATTGAGACGCTGCTTGCCGGTCAATTAGATAAAGCCGCGCCATCGTTCACACTCTGA
- a CDS encoding TatD family hydrolase codes for MFVDSHCHLDRLSDQTHGGDIDATLTAARAAHVSQFLAVAVTLEDVPQLAAIARAHQDVAISAGLHPLHECENEPSVADIKDAAEQYGAVAIGETGLDYHYRDSVPIEVQHERFKRHLIAARELELPVIIHTREAKEETLALLREYSDPRVGGVLHCFTEDLAMAREAVRLGFYISLSGIITFRNAAPLRELARQLPLDRLLIETDSPYLAPVPHRGKPNEPAWVVQVAECIAQERGISVDEVAMQTTANFYQLFRAAAPDAPEHVKDALAHSGLL; via the coding sequence ATGTTTGTTGATTCACACTGTCACTTAGATCGTTTATCCGACCAGACCCATGGGGGCGATATTGATGCCACTTTGACCGCCGCCCGCGCTGCCCATGTCAGTCAATTTCTGGCGGTAGCAGTGACGCTGGAAGACGTGCCGCAATTGGCGGCCATTGCCCGCGCCCACCAAGATGTGGCAATTTCCGCTGGCTTACACCCCTTACATGAATGTGAGAATGAGCCTAGCGTCGCGGATATAAAAGATGCTGCTGAGCAGTATGGTGCGGTGGCGATCGGTGAAACTGGCCTGGATTACCACTACCGCGACAGTGTGCCAATAGAGGTTCAGCACGAGCGCTTCAAGCGCCACTTGATCGCCGCGCGGGAACTTGAACTGCCAGTGATTATTCACACACGCGAAGCCAAAGAGGAAACCCTGGCTTTGCTGCGTGAATATAGCGACCCGCGGGTGGGCGGTGTATTACACTGTTTTACAGAAGACTTGGCGATGGCCCGTGAGGCGGTGCGGCTGGGTTTTTATATCTCGCTGTCGGGCATTATTACTTTTCGAAACGCTGCTCCACTGCGCGAATTGGCCCGTCAGTTGCCTCTTGATCGCCTGCTGATTGAGACCGATAGCCCCTATCTAGCGCCCGTTCCTCATCGCGGTAAGCCCAATGAGCCCGCCTGGGTGGTACAAGTGGCGGAGTGCATTGCCCAGGAGCGGGGCATCAGTGTCGATGAAGTGGCCATGCAAACGACCGCCAACTTTTATCAGCTCTTCCGTGCCGCGGCGCCCGATGCCCCGGAACACGTTAAAGATGCGTTGGCCCACTCAGGGCTTCTATAG
- the fabD gene encoding ACP S-malonyltransferase has product MSQPLALIFPGQGSQQLGMLRELAERYSVVGTTFEEASDALGYDLWKVVQEGPEESLNATACTQPALLSASVAIWRVWQELEGPRPTVMAGHSLGEYSAMVCAGVMSFAEGVNLVRLRGEAMQAAVPAGEGGMAAILGLADDAVEAACEKAAQGDVVSAVNYNSPGQVVIAGSKVAVERAIVACQEAGARRAMALPVSVPSHCALMRPAAERLAEAIQTIELRAPRYSVIQNVDAQAHADTATLSTRLVEQLYQPVRWSACVEAMANQGVEVFIECGPGKVLTGLNKRIVKGSKGLAVNDPDSLEAALELARETLADKA; this is encoded by the coding sequence ATGTCTCAACCCCTTGCCCTCATTTTTCCCGGGCAAGGCTCTCAGCAGCTTGGAATGCTGCGAGAGCTTGCCGAGCGCTATAGTGTGGTGGGAACGACATTTGAGGAAGCGTCGGATGCTTTGGGCTACGATTTGTGGAAAGTCGTCCAAGAAGGCCCCGAAGAGTCGCTTAATGCAACCGCTTGCACCCAGCCTGCGCTGCTCTCTGCCAGCGTCGCCATTTGGCGAGTGTGGCAAGAGCTGGAAGGGCCGCGGCCGACGGTTATGGCGGGCCATAGCCTAGGCGAATACAGCGCTATGGTGTGCGCAGGCGTCATGAGCTTTGCCGAAGGCGTCAACCTGGTACGCCTGCGCGGCGAGGCCATGCAGGCGGCGGTGCCCGCTGGTGAAGGCGGCATGGCGGCAATCCTGGGCCTGGCGGACGATGCGGTTGAAGCCGCCTGTGAAAAGGCTGCTCAGGGCGACGTTGTTTCAGCGGTCAACTACAATTCCCCAGGGCAAGTGGTGATAGCGGGCTCTAAAGTAGCCGTTGAGCGAGCTATTGTTGCTTGCCAAGAGGCCGGTGCCAGGCGCGCCATGGCATTGCCGGTTTCCGTGCCGTCGCACTGCGCATTGATGCGCCCTGCGGCCGAGCGCCTGGCAGAGGCGATACAAACTATCGAGCTGCGGGCGCCGCGCTACAGTGTCATCCAAAACGTCGATGCCCAGGCCCATGCCGATACCGCGACATTGAGCACGCGGCTAGTCGAGCAACTTTATCAGCCGGTGCGCTGGAGCGCCTGTGTTGAAGCCATGGCGAATCAGGGCGTGGAGGTATTTATTGAGTGCGGGCCAGGAAAGGTGTTGACTGGCCTCAATAAGCGTATCGTGAAGGGTAGTAAAGGATTGGCGGTGAACGATCCTGATAGTCTGGAAGCTGCGCTTGAACTGGCGCGCGAAACCTTGGCTGATAAGGCGTGA
- the mltG gene encoding endolytic transglycosylase MltG, which yields MVKRLLTALLVLVVVGAAAAAGGYFYWQSRLEAPLALDEPMLYQVPSGAGFNQVVARLEEQGVLEDAWAFRLLARVEPERVPQLRTGEYQLLPDMSGLEMMALLGSNKVVTYSLTIPEGWSFRQMRELLNAAPKLDHRTAELSDAEVMTLLDREGTFPEGWFFPDTYRYHLGMSDVDILRQSLERMERILEEVWEERADNLTIDSPYEALIMASLIERETGAPEERREIAGVFKRRMEQGMRLQTDPTIIYGMGERYEGRITRADIREATPYNTYVIDGIPPTPIAMPGRASLEAAVNPLPGETLYFVSRGDGTHHFSRTLREHNNAVNRYIRNR from the coding sequence ATGGTGAAACGGTTATTAACCGCTTTATTGGTGTTAGTAGTGGTTGGGGCTGCAGCTGCAGCAGGCGGTTATTTCTATTGGCAGAGCCGATTAGAGGCACCGCTAGCGCTTGATGAGCCAATGCTTTACCAGGTGCCCTCTGGCGCGGGCTTTAATCAGGTCGTGGCGCGATTGGAAGAGCAGGGCGTGCTGGAAGATGCCTGGGCGTTTCGCTTGCTAGCGCGGGTCGAGCCGGAACGCGTCCCGCAACTGCGTACCGGCGAGTATCAGCTGCTGCCGGATATGAGTGGCCTGGAAATGATGGCACTGCTGGGTAGCAATAAAGTCGTCACCTACTCGCTGACCATTCCTGAGGGATGGTCTTTTCGGCAGATGCGCGAATTACTCAATGCGGCGCCAAAGCTCGATCACCGCACAGCGGAGTTGAGCGATGCGGAGGTGATGACGCTACTCGATCGAGAAGGCACCTTTCCAGAGGGCTGGTTCTTTCCCGATACCTATCGCTATCATCTGGGTATGAGCGATGTCGATATCCTGCGTCAATCACTGGAGCGGATGGAGCGCATTCTGGAAGAGGTTTGGGAAGAGCGGGCGGACAACCTAACCATTGACTCACCCTACGAAGCGCTGATTATGGCCTCCTTGATCGAGCGGGAAACCGGTGCGCCCGAGGAGCGGCGCGAAATTGCCGGTGTGTTCAAACGCCGCATGGAGCAGGGCATGCGCCTGCAAACCGACCCGACGATTATTTACGGTATGGGTGAGCGCTATGAAGGGCGAATTACCCGCGCCGATATTCGCGAGGCCACGCCCTATAACACTTACGTCATTGACGGCATACCGCCCACGCCGATTGCTATGCCTGGGCGTGCCTCCTTGGAGGCAGCGGTGAATCCACTGCCTGGCGAAACGCTCTATTTCGTTTCCCGTGGCGATGGTACACACCATTTCTCGCGTACGCTGCGGGAGCATAACAATGCCGTTAATCGCTATATCCGCAACCGGTGA
- the tmk gene encoding dTMP kinase, translated as MSKRGRFITLEGGEGVGKSTNVGFVAECLEAEGLEVVRTREPGGTARGEAIRALLLDPAPQEPLHVDAELLLMFAARAQHLAEKILPALARGAWVVCDRFTDATFAYQGGGRGIAKERIAVLEDFVQQGLSPDLTLLLDMPKEAARQRLESRLRDRHEQLDRFEQEQADFFQAVRDGYLARAEEAPERFAVIDAQYTLDKVQSQIRQVLLTKVAAWR; from the coding sequence ATGAGTAAGCGTGGACGCTTCATTACGCTGGAAGGCGGCGAAGGTGTGGGCAAGTCCACCAATGTGGGCTTTGTCGCCGAGTGTCTGGAAGCCGAGGGGCTGGAAGTTGTGCGAACTCGAGAGCCGGGTGGTACCGCGCGTGGCGAAGCTATTCGCGCACTGCTGCTGGATCCTGCCCCCCAAGAGCCGCTACATGTCGACGCGGAGCTGCTGCTAATGTTCGCTGCGCGAGCGCAGCACCTGGCGGAAAAGATACTCCCCGCCTTGGCGAGAGGGGCATGGGTAGTGTGTGATCGCTTTACCGACGCCACCTTTGCCTATCAGGGCGGAGGGCGCGGCATTGCCAAGGAGCGTATCGCCGTGCTGGAAGACTTTGTTCAGCAGGGGCTCTCTCCCGATTTAACCCTACTGCTCGATATGCCCAAAGAGGCTGCAAGGCAGCGCCTAGAGTCGCGCCTTCGTGATCGCCATGAGCAGCTTGATCGTTTTGAACAGGAGCAGGCTGACTTTTTCCAGGCCGTGCGGGATGGCTACTTGGCACGAGCGGAAGAAGCGCCCGAGCGCTTTGCGGTGATCGATGCACAATACACCCTGGATAAGGTACAAAGCCAAATCCGCCAAGTCCTATTAACAAAGGTCGCGGCATGGCGTTAA
- the fabG gene encoding 3-oxoacyl-ACP reductase FabG produces MTQESRVALVTGASRGIGQAIARELGRQGRIVIGTATSESGAEKIDADLKEHGIEGAGLCLNVTDQASIDSVLKTITERFGAPTILVNNAGITRDNLLMRMKEDEWDSVMDTNLKSVYRVSKACLRGMTKARFGRIVSISSVVATMGNLGQTNYAAAKAGMEGFSRALAREVSSRAITVNAVAPGFIATDMTEALPEAQHEMLLKQIPLARLGAPEEIAAAVGFLTSDAAGYITGETLHVNGGMNMR; encoded by the coding sequence ATGACACAAGAGAGTAGAGTTGCCCTGGTAACGGGGGCGAGTCGCGGTATTGGTCAGGCCATTGCTCGCGAGCTAGGTCGCCAGGGCCGTATTGTCATTGGTACAGCGACCAGTGAGTCTGGTGCTGAGAAAATTGATGCCGATTTGAAAGAGCACGGCATTGAAGGGGCAGGTCTATGCCTTAATGTGACCGACCAGGCCAGTATCGATAGCGTATTGAAAACGATTACTGAGCGCTTTGGTGCGCCGACTATTTTGGTTAACAACGCGGGTATCACGCGTGATAATTTGCTGATGCGTATGAAAGAAGATGAGTGGGACTCCGTCATGGATACCAACCTGAAATCTGTCTATCGTGTTAGCAAGGCGTGTTTACGGGGAATGACCAAGGCGCGGTTTGGGCGTATTGTGTCAATTAGTTCTGTAGTGGCAACCATGGGCAACCTGGGCCAAACTAACTATGCTGCAGCTAAGGCTGGTATGGAAGGTTTTAGCCGCGCGCTAGCGCGTGAGGTCTCCTCTCGTGCGATTACGGTCAACGCTGTGGCGCCGGGCTTTATTGCCACTGATATGACCGAAGCGCTACCTGAAGCACAGCACGAAATGCTGCTTAAGCAAATTCCGCTGGCCCGTTTAGGGGCGCCGGAAGAGATCGCCGCAGCAGTGGGCTTTTTGACCAGCGATGCAGCCGGTTATATCACTGGCGAGACGCTTCACGTGAATGGCGGCATGAATATGCGTTGA
- the acpP gene encoding acyl carrier protein, producing MSTIEERVKKVVAERLNVKEEDIQNSSSFTEDLGADSLDTVELVMALEEEFDTEIPDEEAEKITTVQEAIDYVNAHQ from the coding sequence ATGAGTACTATTGAAGAGCGCGTTAAGAAAGTTGTAGCAGAGCGCCTGAACGTTAAAGAAGAAGACATCCAAAACAGCTCTTCTTTTACAGAAGACTTGGGTGCTGATTCGCTCGACACCGTTGAGCTGGTCATGGCTTTGGAAGAGGAATTCGATACTGAAATTCCCGATGAAGAAGCTGAGAAGATCACCACGGTTCAAGAAGCCATCGATTACGTGAACGCCCACCAGTAA
- a CDS encoding DUF1285 domain-containing protein, protein MNIDRLLQQGSGDEERAGAIPPLDEWQPALSGDMNIVIHADGSWWHEGQPFARPKVARLLATLLRLDDEGYCLVTPVERWRIKVEDLPLVAVEADFRDGAWWFTTQFDDVVRLDAEHPLTVTSTPQGEAVPQLPVRFGLAARLHRNVFYQLVEAAETRNVGDGKSELGLTSAGQWFALGQVDDELLGEAP, encoded by the coding sequence ATGAATATTGATCGATTGCTGCAGCAAGGTAGTGGAGATGAAGAGCGCGCTGGCGCTATTCCTCCGCTCGATGAGTGGCAGCCTGCGCTCTCGGGTGATATGAATATCGTCATTCACGCCGATGGTAGTTGGTGGCACGAAGGGCAGCCGTTTGCCCGCCCTAAGGTGGCACGCCTATTAGCAACGCTGCTGCGCCTGGATGACGAGGGTTACTGCCTGGTTACGCCGGTAGAGCGCTGGCGAATAAAGGTCGAAGACCTGCCGCTGGTGGCGGTAGAGGCTGACTTTCGTGACGGTGCCTGGTGGTTTACCACCCAGTTTGATGACGTGGTTCGCTTAGATGCTGAACACCCGCTCACCGTCACCTCAACTCCCCAAGGCGAGGCGGTGCCACAGCTGCCAGTGCGTTTTGGGCTAGCTGCCCGCTTGCACCGCAATGTCTTTTACCAGTTGGTTGAGGCGGCTGAAACCCGTAATGTGGGCGATGGCAAGAGTGAACTGGGACTAACCAGTGCCGGGCAGTGGTTTGCGTTGGGTCAGGTGGATGATGAATTACTTGGCGAGGCGCCGTGA
- a CDS encoding DNA polymerase III subunit delta', translating to MALTGVMPWHQATWQHLTRLADGGRMPHALLIHGAHGVGKEHLAEALIARTLCASPADQACGHCHSCSMLASGYHPDLLRVSPEEGKRQIRIDPIREVNRFVSQTAQQGGYRVIVVSPAEAMNVAAANALLKSLEEPGDKTLFILLSDVPSRMLATIRSRCQQWSLPSVAFEACRGWLIEQLGSADEAYFWWQVAGGLPLLAVELAAPEERALRHQIHDSFEQLVRGAEPVSEAARLDRQAIDAILWYGIAWLEDLIRLGLSGEAAVLHNPDLEPLYRQAVKNGRVQDWFRLLDYAREQRRLLAVGANPNPQLVLEAWLVRWAALLRS from the coding sequence ATGGCGTTAACCGGCGTAATGCCGTGGCACCAAGCCACCTGGCAGCATTTAACCCGCTTGGCTGATGGTGGGCGTATGCCCCACGCGCTGTTAATTCACGGCGCCCACGGTGTGGGTAAGGAGCATTTAGCGGAGGCGTTAATTGCCCGAACGCTATGCGCTTCGCCTGCTGATCAAGCCTGTGGCCATTGCCATAGCTGCTCAATGCTGGCATCGGGTTATCACCCGGATCTGCTGCGGGTTTCTCCGGAAGAGGGAAAGCGCCAAATCCGCATTGACCCTATCCGCGAAGTTAATCGCTTTGTTTCGCAAACGGCTCAGCAGGGCGGTTACCGGGTGATTGTGGTTTCCCCCGCCGAGGCAATGAACGTTGCCGCTGCCAATGCGCTGCTCAAAAGCCTTGAAGAGCCCGGTGATAAAACCTTGTTTATTCTGCTCTCAGACGTACCTTCGCGGATGCTGGCGACGATTCGCTCTCGCTGTCAGCAGTGGTCGCTACCCAGCGTGGCTTTTGAGGCGTGTCGTGGCTGGTTGATTGAGCAGTTGGGCAGCGCCGACGAAGCCTACTTCTGGTGGCAGGTGGCGGGTGGCCTGCCGTTGCTGGCCGTGGAGTTGGCGGCACCGGAAGAGCGCGCCCTGCGCCACCAGATTCACGATAGTTTTGAGCAGCTAGTGCGTGGTGCCGAGCCCGTTTCAGAGGCGGCCCGTCTGGATCGTCAGGCGATTGATGCCATCTTGTGGTACGGTATCGCCTGGCTGGAAGACCTGATTCGTCTAGGCTTGTCTGGGGAGGCAGCGGTGTTGCATAACCCCGATTTAGAGCCGCTCTACCGCCAGGCGGTTAAAAATGGTCGTGTTCAGGATTGGTTTCGCCTGCTCGATTATGCCCGCGAACAGCGCCGGTTGTTGGCGGTTGGGGCAAACCCCAATCCTCAGTTAGTGCTTGAAGCATGGCTGGTGCGCTGGGCGGCGCTGCTGCGTTCATAG
- the fabF gene encoding beta-ketoacyl-ACP synthase II: MARKRVVVTGLGLVTPVGNSVDESWANIVAGKSGITPIEHFDTSGFNTRFGGAIKNFDISPYLNPKDARKMDLFIQYGMAAGAQAVEDSGIECTEENADRIGVAIGSGIGGLPMIEHNHNALNKGGARKVSPFFVPGSIINMISGNMAIQHGFRGPNIAITTACTTGTHNIGYSARTIAYGDADVMICGGAEMATTPLGLGGFSAARALSTRNDDPEAASRPWDTDRDGFVLSDGAGVLVLEEYEHAKARGANIYAELVGFGMSDDAYHMTSPPEDGRGAALSMRNAIKDAQVDVSSVHYINAHGTSTAAGDLAESRAIENVLGGAANSVAVSSTKSMIGHLLGAAGAVEAVFSILAIRDQVAPPTINLDNPQEGCNLDYVPHTARDMRIDMALSNSFGFGGTNGSLLFKKV; encoded by the coding sequence ATGGCACGGAAAAGGGTAGTGGTAACTGGGTTAGGCCTGGTGACCCCAGTGGGTAATAGCGTTGATGAGTCGTGGGCCAACATTGTGGCCGGTAAAAGCGGTATTACGCCTATTGAGCATTTCGACACCAGTGGGTTTAACACCCGCTTTGGTGGGGCGATCAAAAACTTTGATATTAGCCCGTACCTGAATCCTAAAGATGCCCGTAAGATGGATCTGTTTATTCAGTACGGCATGGCGGCGGGCGCCCAAGCGGTAGAAGATTCGGGTATTGAGTGCACCGAAGAGAATGCCGATCGTATCGGTGTGGCTATTGGCTCAGGCATTGGTGGCTTGCCCATGATTGAGCATAACCACAACGCACTTAACAAAGGTGGCGCTCGCAAAGTATCGCCATTCTTCGTGCCGGGCTCTATCATCAATATGATTTCGGGCAATATGGCGATTCAGCACGGCTTCAGAGGCCCGAATATTGCCATTACGACTGCCTGCACTACGGGTACTCATAATATTGGTTACAGCGCACGCACCATCGCTTATGGCGACGCGGACGTAATGATCTGCGGCGGGGCAGAAATGGCCACAACGCCGCTGGGGCTGGGCGGCTTCTCTGCGGCTCGCGCGCTCTCTACGCGTAATGACGATCCGGAAGCCGCAAGCCGCCCCTGGGATACCGACCGTGATGGCTTTGTGCTATCCGACGGTGCTGGTGTTTTGGTGCTTGAAGAGTATGAGCATGCCAAAGCGCGAGGTGCCAATATCTACGCCGAGCTGGTGGGTTTTGGTATGAGCGATGACGCTTATCATATGACTTCACCGCCGGAAGATGGACGCGGCGCAGCGCTCTCCATGCGCAATGCGATTAAAGATGCCCAGGTTGACGTTTCTTCGGTTCACTACATCAACGCCCACGGTACCTCCACTGCGGCCGGCGATCTGGCCGAAAGTCGTGCCATTGAGAACGTCTTGGGTGGCGCTGCCAACAGCGTGGCAGTGAGCTCCACGAAGTCGATGATTGGCCACCTGTTGGGGGCCGCCGGTGCGGTAGAGGCGGTGTTTAGTATCCTGGCTATTCGCGATCAGGTCGCGCCGCCCACCATTAATCTGGATAACCCGCAGGAAGGCTGCAATCTGGACTATGTGCCGCACACCGCGAGGGATATGCGCATTGATATGGCGCTTTCGAACTCCTTCGGTTTTGGTGGTACCAACGGCTCGCTGCTGTTTAAGAAGGTGTAG
- the pabC gene encoding aminodeoxychorismate lyase: MLPPTSSADQSVPFDDRGLAYGDGLFETVLLRAGKPVLWRYHKERLAQGCHRLGLPLPCQEALDATWQGDPTAEFEVLKVVLTRGSGGRGYAQPDQITPRLLSRRMPFQPSVKRWQEGVTVRLCDLRLARQPRLAGIKHLNRLENVLARQEWNDTAVAEGLLADSEGLVVEATSMNVFWQQAGEVLTPQLDQCGVAGTLRAALLDQGAAAHASLTLHQLADVERLWVANSVQGVWPVTTLLAADGSLLQRWPLSQPDPFQRLAHQLLGVV, encoded by the coding sequence ATGCTGCCGCCTACGTCATCCGCTGATCAATCTGTGCCGTTTGACGATCGTGGGCTGGCGTATGGCGATGGTCTGTTTGAAACAGTGCTGCTGCGGGCAGGAAAGCCGGTGCTGTGGCGTTATCATAAGGAGCGCCTGGCACAAGGCTGTCATCGCCTGGGGTTACCGCTACCCTGCCAGGAGGCCCTTGACGCCACTTGGCAAGGCGATCCCACTGCTGAGTTCGAAGTGCTTAAGGTGGTACTGACCCGAGGCAGCGGCGGGCGTGGCTATGCCCAGCCCGATCAGATCACGCCGCGGCTGCTCAGTCGTCGAATGCCGTTTCAACCGTCGGTTAAGCGCTGGCAGGAAGGGGTGACCGTGCGACTTTGCGATTTGCGGCTGGCTCGTCAGCCTCGGTTGGCAGGTATCAAGCATCTAAATCGACTGGAAAACGTATTGGCCCGTCAGGAGTGGAACGATACCGCTGTTGCCGAAGGTTTACTCGCCGACAGTGAAGGCCTTGTGGTAGAAGCCACCAGTATGAATGTTTTTTGGCAGCAGGCGGGGGAAGTGTTAACGCCTCAGCTTGACCAGTGCGGCGTGGCTGGCACGCTGCGTGCCGCATTGCTTGACCAAGGTGCCGCCGCTCACGCTTCGCTGACGCTTCATCAACTTGCTGATGTCGAGCGGCTATGGGTGGCCAACTCTGTCCAGGGGGTATGGCCTGTTACCACCTTGCTTGCCGCGGATGGTTCACTGCTGCAGCGCTGGCCCTTGAGTCAGCCTGACCCGTTCCAGCGCTTGGCGCATCAGCTATTGGGCGTTGTTTGA